In one window of Clupea harengus chromosome 4, Ch_v2.0.2, whole genome shotgun sequence DNA:
- the abt1 gene encoding activator of basal transcription 1 isoform X1, with translation MSPFYVDCCMSNHRSRLSKMTTEHERGVVVTQDTTCEDDRMAVHNTEPLEGVGQSESAAEDHDEDQDEENGSEGSQEQDASIANSVEEEDGQDPKKKTLPGIVYIGHIPPRLRPRYLRTMLGAYGEIGRVFLNPESRLVRRKKKKTGSNASHFTEGWVEFRDKRIAKRVAVTLNNTPIGNRKKSRFAADLWAIKYLHRFNWCHLSERLAYEQTVYHQRMRTEIAQAKKETNFYLASVEKSQNLDKIRKKKEKKGEKMEEKSWDFKQRRTEVEIQMGKNKGLSKKNLQKAQEKAKVIQQKAQSNTSLLAKIFNSGRAQD, from the exons ATGAGTCCATTTTATGTGGATTGTTGCATGA GTAATCACCGTTCGCGTCTCTCCAAAATGACAACAGAGCATGAGCGTGGTGTCGTAGTGACCCAAGATACGACCTGTGAGGACGACAGAATGGCAGTGCATAATACTGAGCCTTTAGAGGGTGTTGGTCAGAGTGAGAGTGCTGCAGAGGACCACGACGAAGACCAGGATGAGGAGAATGGTTCAGAGGGGAGCCAGGAGCAAGATGCCAGTATAGCCAATTCggttgaagaggaagatggacaAGACCCTAAAAAGAAAACTTTGCCAGGAATAGTATATATAGGTCATATACCTCCTAGGCTAAGACCCAGATATCTTAGGACCATGCTTGGTGCTTACGGTGAAATCGGGAGAGTTTTCCTTAATCCTGAAA GTCGATTGGTCcgcaggaagaaaaagaaaaccggAAGCAATGCCAGCCATTTTACTGAGGGCTGGGTGGAGTTCAGAGATAAGCGCATAGCCAAAAGGGTGGCCGTCACCCTGAATAACACACCCATTGGAAACCGAAAGAAAAGTCGTTTTGCTGCTGACCTCTGGGCCATAAAG TATCTACACAGGTTTAACTGGTGCCACCTGAGCGAGCGGCTGGCTTACGAACAGACTGTGTACCACCAGCGCATGAGGACGGAAATTGCTCAGGCCAAGAAGGAGACCAACTTCTACTTGGCCAGTGTGGAGAAGAGCCAGAACCTGGACAAGATCcggaaaaagaaggagaagaagggcgagaagatggaggagaagtcGTGGGACTTCAAACAGCGGCGCACCGAGGTAGAGATTCAGATGGGCAAGAACAAGGGCCTGTCAAAGAAGAACCTACAGAAGGCTCAGGAGAAAGCCAAGGTCATCCAGCAGAAGGCCCAGTCCAACACCTCTCTGCTGGCCAAGATCTTCAACAGTGGAAGAGCACAGGACTGA
- the comta gene encoding catechol O-methyltransferase A: MLLGVLLACVVGAAVLYALFFWLIPAAVQHNAWAALLWHDVIVERFLDFVTSSTRPQRLLKAVQKKAIRGDPQSVISTIDNFCRSSEWAMNVGDEKGTILDSVVCEVSPGSALELGTYCGYSTVRIARLLPPGTKLITVEFNPDFAKVARQVIEFAGLQDKVLLVEGPSGDLIPKMRDQFGITTFDLVFLDHWKDRYLPDTKLLEECGLLQKGSVLLADNVICPGTPEYLAYVRSSPKYDSKYFKSHLEYTKVEDGLEKSIFLG; this comes from the exons ATGCTGCTGGGCGTCCTGTTGGCGTGTGTGGTGGGAGCAGCTGTCCTCTACGCTCTCTTCTTCTGGCTCATCCCCGCAGCTGTGCAGCACAACGCCTGGGCCGCACTGCTGTGGCATGATGTCATTGTCGAGCGTTTCCTGGACTTCGTCACAAGCTCGACGCGACCTCAG CGGCTCCTCAAAGCAGTGCAGAAGAAGGCTATCAGAGGGGATCCCCAGAGCGTCATCTCCACCATCGATAATTTCTGCCGGAGCAGTGAGTGGGCTATGAACGTGGGGGATGAGAAAG ggaccATCTTGGACTCCGTGGTGTGTGAAGTCAGTCCTGGCTCAGCGCTGGAGCTTGGCACCTACTGTGGGTACTCCACAGTGCGCATTGCCCGCCTACTGCCGCCTGGGACCAAACTCATCACTGTGGAATTCAACCCAGATTTCGCAAAGGTGGCTCGTCAGGTCATAGAGTTTGCCGGGCTACAGGACAAG GTGCTGTTGGTGGAAGGCCCCTCAGGAGACCTGATCCCCAAAATGAGGGACCAATTTGGAATAACAACATTTGATTTGGTTTTCCTGGACCACTGGAAAGACCGGTATCTTCCTGACACCAAATTACTTGAG GAATGCGGTCTGCTCCAAAAAGGTTCTGTCCTGCTCGCAGACAATGTCATCTGTCCGGGGACCCCAGAGTACCTTGCCTACGTTCGAAGTAGCCCTAAATATGACAGTAAATACTTCAAGTCCCACCTTGAGTATACTAAAGTGGAGGATGGCCTGGAGAAATCTATTTTCTTGGGTTAA
- the abt1 gene encoding activator of basal transcription 1 isoform X2 — MTTEHERGVVVTQDTTCEDDRMAVHNTEPLEGVGQSESAAEDHDEDQDEENGSEGSQEQDASIANSVEEEDGQDPKKKTLPGIVYIGHIPPRLRPRYLRTMLGAYGEIGRVFLNPESRLVRRKKKKTGSNASHFTEGWVEFRDKRIAKRVAVTLNNTPIGNRKKSRFAADLWAIKYLHRFNWCHLSERLAYEQTVYHQRMRTEIAQAKKETNFYLASVEKSQNLDKIRKKKEKKGEKMEEKSWDFKQRRTEVEIQMGKNKGLSKKNLQKAQEKAKVIQQKAQSNTSLLAKIFNSGRAQD, encoded by the exons ATGACAACAGAGCATGAGCGTGGTGTCGTAGTGACCCAAGATACGACCTGTGAGGACGACAGAATGGCAGTGCATAATACTGAGCCTTTAGAGGGTGTTGGTCAGAGTGAGAGTGCTGCAGAGGACCACGACGAAGACCAGGATGAGGAGAATGGTTCAGAGGGGAGCCAGGAGCAAGATGCCAGTATAGCCAATTCggttgaagaggaagatggacaAGACCCTAAAAAGAAAACTTTGCCAGGAATAGTATATATAGGTCATATACCTCCTAGGCTAAGACCCAGATATCTTAGGACCATGCTTGGTGCTTACGGTGAAATCGGGAGAGTTTTCCTTAATCCTGAAA GTCGATTGGTCcgcaggaagaaaaagaaaaccggAAGCAATGCCAGCCATTTTACTGAGGGCTGGGTGGAGTTCAGAGATAAGCGCATAGCCAAAAGGGTGGCCGTCACCCTGAATAACACACCCATTGGAAACCGAAAGAAAAGTCGTTTTGCTGCTGACCTCTGGGCCATAAAG TATCTACACAGGTTTAACTGGTGCCACCTGAGCGAGCGGCTGGCTTACGAACAGACTGTGTACCACCAGCGCATGAGGACGGAAATTGCTCAGGCCAAGAAGGAGACCAACTTCTACTTGGCCAGTGTGGAGAAGAGCCAGAACCTGGACAAGATCcggaaaaagaaggagaagaagggcgagaagatggaggagaagtcGTGGGACTTCAAACAGCGGCGCACCGAGGTAGAGATTCAGATGGGCAAGAACAAGGGCCTGTCAAAGAAGAACCTACAGAAGGCTCAGGAGAAAGCCAAGGTCATCCAGCAGAAGGCCCAGTCCAACACCTCTCTGCTGGCCAAGATCTTCAACAGTGGAAGAGCACAGGACTGA